TTATATATTACCTTTTCATATATACTAGGATATTCCTTTCTTAGATCTGATATTTCAAATACAAGCATAGCCTTATAAATTGATGTTTGTCTATGCGTCCTAATATATGATGATTTATTTAAATTTAATTTCGGATAAATTTTTGGATCTATTTTTATATCAAATTCAGGATGTATATTTTCTTTATTAGTTATAGTTGAAACAGGCAATATTAAATAATCATTATTTATCGCTTCACTTATAACCAAAACAGGTCTTTGCTTATATGAATGTTTCTTAGTTTCGGAATTAAAATATGGAAAAAGTGCTGTATATATTTTACCCACCATAATAGTCCTCAAATTCATCAAAATACATATCCCAAAAAGAATCATAAGGTCTATAGTTTTCAACATCTTTATATATATCTATATATTTATAACCCTTATCATATTCATTCAATCCTTTTCTTGCATCTTTCCATGATTTTTGGTTATGAGTTAATAAACTTAATTCCCATGATCTTTTATCCAAATATTGATTCAAAATATTATCTACTATATATCTATCCATTACAGATATTTCTTTATCGCTATTTTTTAATTCTTTATTCCTATAAGCCTTTCTAACTTTAATGGAAATAGGTCCATATTTCCAGGCTTTAAATTTCCCATAAAACATAGGTAATCCAAAAATTGAAATATTTTCTCTTTGTATAAAATAGAGTAACTTTTGTAATTTCATTTCATCTATTTCTTTTACTTTACTACATATATATTTAGCTACATCTAATATATCTTGCATAACTACCACCCCTCAACTATATTATACTTATTTTTTAAATTTTTTCAACATTTTTTTAATTTTTGATTTTCTATAGAAAAAAAGAGTCTTTCGACTCTTTTAGAATGATACACCTACTTTACCTGTTACTATTCCTGGGTAACCTAAACCTACTTCAGCTGTTAATATTGCATATTTAGCTCCAGCAAATACTGTTATTGTAGGATTTACACTTAAAATTAATTTTTTGTCTTTTATTTCTCCTTCAATTGGTAACCCTGCTTGAACTCCACCATAAACTTGTACATCTCTATATACATCTTTACCTACAATTCCAGAAACAATAGGACCTAAATATCCACTTCTTAAACCATTTTTTAAGTTAAATCCTCCATTTAACCCTACTC
This genomic interval from Pseudostreptobacillus hongkongensis contains the following:
- a CDS encoding type II toxin-antitoxin system PemK/MazF family toxin, producing MVGKIYTALFPYFNSETKKHSYKQRPVLVISEAINNDYLILPVSTITNKENIHPEFDIKIDPKIYPKLNLNKSSYIRTHRQTSIYKAMLVFEISDLRKEYPSIYEKVIYNLNKFNQRVIHDLDEINKLIVKKPNGE
- a CDS encoding Panacea domain-containing protein, whose protein sequence is MQDILDVAKYICSKVKEIDEMKLQKLLYFIQRENISIFGLPMFYGKFKAWKYGPISIKVRKAYRNKELKNSDKEISVMDRYIVDNILNQYLDKRSWELSLLTHNQKSWKDARKGLNEYDKGYKYIDIYKDVENYRPYDSFWDMYFDEFEDYYGG